The following are encoded in a window of Pseudomonas sp. St316 genomic DNA:
- the mutM gene encoding bifunctional DNA-formamidopyrimidine glycosylase/DNA-(apurinic or apyrimidinic site) lyase, with translation MPELPEVETTRRGIAPHLEGQRVSRVVVRDRRLRWPIPEDLDVRLSGQRIVQVERRAKYLLINAEVGTLISHLGMSGNLRLVEVGMPAAKHEHVDIELESGLALRYTDPRRFGAMLWSLDPFNHELLIRLGPEPLTDLFDGERLFQLSRGRSMAVKPFIMDNAVVVGVGNIYATEALFAAGIDPRRAAGGISRARYLKLAIEIKRILAHAIERGGTTLRDFIGGDGQPGYFQQELFVYGRGGELCKVCGTGLREIRLGQRASVWCPRCQS, from the coding sequence ATGCCAGAACTGCCGGAAGTCGAAACCACCCGTCGCGGCATCGCGCCCCATCTTGAAGGCCAGCGGGTCAGCCGCGTGGTGGTGCGTGATCGCCGCCTGCGCTGGCCGATCCCGGAAGATCTCGACGTGCGACTTTCGGGCCAGCGCATCGTGCAGGTGGAACGGCGGGCCAAGTACCTGTTGATCAATGCCGAGGTCGGCACGTTGATCAGCCACCTGGGCATGTCCGGCAACCTGCGCTTGGTGGAGGTCGGCATGCCTGCGGCCAAGCACGAGCACGTGGATATCGAGCTGGAGTCCGGCCTGGCCTTGCGCTACACCGACCCGCGACGCTTTGGCGCGATGCTCTGGAGCCTCGACCCGTTCAATCATGAACTGTTGATTCGCCTTGGCCCCGAGCCGTTGACCGACCTGTTCGATGGTGAGCGGCTGTTCCAGCTCTCGCGGGGGCGGTCCATGGCGGTCAAGCCATTCATCATGGACAACGCGGTGGTGGTGGGCGTGGGCAATATCTACGCGACCGAGGCGCTGTTCGCCGCCGGGATCGACCCGCGCCGGGCCGCCGGAGGCATTTCCCGGGCGCGTTACTTGAAGCTGGCGATCGAGATCAAGCGCATCCTCGCCCATGCCATCGAGCGCGGTGGCACGACGTTGCGGGACTTTATCGGCGGGGACGGCCAGCCCGGCTATTTCCAGCAGGAGCTGTTCGTCTACGGCCGGGGCGGGGAACTGTGCAAAGTCTGTGGCACGGGGCTGAGGGAAATCCGCCTGGGTCAGCGCGCCAGTGTCTGGTGTCCACGCTGTCAGAGCTGA
- a CDS encoding HDOD domain-containing protein → MPPQPQIMVDLQMEQYMPDPDLETIAKLISQDPGLSGALLKIVNSPYYGLRNKITSIQRAVNLLGSRSIINLINAQSIKGELHDDAIVTLNRFWDTAQDVAMTCLTLAKRVGLENGDEAYAMGLFHDCGVPLMLKQFPNYMSVLEEAYASASAECRVVDTENRVFNTNHAVVGYYTSKSWRLPDHVSQAIANHHNALAIFSDESSRNNSQLKNLLAILKMSENICASHRVLGNQAEDHEWNGVGSLVLDYIGLSEYDFQTQKQEIRDLASR, encoded by the coding sequence GTGCCGCCCCAGCCGCAGATCATGGTGGATCTGCAGATGGAACAGTACATGCCCGACCCGGACCTGGAGACCATCGCCAAGTTGATCTCCCAGGACCCGGGCCTCTCGGGGGCCTTGCTCAAGATCGTCAACTCGCCGTATTACGGCCTGCGCAACAAGATCACCTCGATCCAGCGCGCGGTGAACCTGCTGGGCAGTCGTTCGATCATCAACCTGATCAATGCGCAGTCGATCAAGGGCGAGTTGCACGATGACGCCATCGTCACCCTGAACCGCTTCTGGGATACCGCCCAGGACGTGGCGATGACCTGCCTGACCCTGGCCAAGCGCGTCGGCCTGGAGAATGGCGACGAAGCCTATGCGATGGGCTTGTTCCACGATTGCGGCGTGCCGTTGATGCTCAAGCAGTTTCCCAACTACATGAGCGTGCTGGAGGAGGCCTACGCCAGTGCCAGCGCCGAGTGCCGGGTGGTGGACACCGAGAACCGCGTGTTCAACACCAACCATGCGGTGGTCGGTTACTACACCTCCAAGTCCTGGCGCCTGCCGGATCACGTCAGCCAGGCCATCGCCAACCACCACAATGCCCTGGCGATCTTCAGCGACGAGTCTTCACGCAACAACAGCCAACTGAAAAACCTGCTGGCGATCCTGAAGATGTCCGAGAACATCTGTGCGTCCCACCGGGTGCTCGGCAATCAGGCCGAAGACCATGAATGGAATGGCGTCGGCAGCCTGGTGCTCGATTACATCGGTTTGTCGGAATACGACTTCCAGACCCAGAAACAGGAAATTCGCGACCTCGCCTCTCGTTGA
- a CDS encoding class I SAM-dependent rRNA methyltransferase, with protein MSLPSLRLKANADRRLRAGHLWVYSNEIDVAATPLHGFKAGDQAILEAAGGKPLGIVAMSPNNLICARLLSRDVKLPLDKSLLVHRLNVALSLRERLFDKPFYRLVYGDSDLLPGLVVDRFGDILVVQIASATMEAHKDDVIAALTQVLKPSGILFKNDSAARDAEGLNRYVETVFGLVPEWVALEENGVKFEAPVMEGQKTGWFYDHRMNRARLAPYAKGKRVLDLFSYIGGWGVQAAAFGASEVFCVDASAFALDGVERNAALNGFAEKLTCIEGDVFEALKELKASEERFDVIVADPPAFIKRKKDLKNGEGAYRRLNEQAMRLLSKDGILVSASCSMHLPEDDLQNILLTSARHLDRNIQLLERGGQGPDHPVHPAIAETRYIKSITCRLLPNS; from the coding sequence ATGTCCCTGCCTAGCCTGCGCCTCAAAGCCAACGCCGACCGTCGCCTGCGCGCCGGCCACCTGTGGGTCTACAGTAACGAAATCGATGTAGCCGCCACCCCGCTGCACGGCTTCAAGGCCGGCGACCAGGCCATCCTCGAAGCCGCCGGCGGCAAGCCGCTGGGCATCGTTGCGATGAGCCCCAACAACCTGATCTGCGCCCGGCTGCTGTCCCGTGACGTGAAGCTGCCGCTGGACAAGTCCCTGCTGGTGCATCGCCTCAACGTGGCGTTGTCCCTGCGCGAGCGGCTGTTCGACAAGCCGTTCTATCGCCTGGTCTATGGTGACTCCGACCTGTTGCCAGGCCTGGTGGTCGACCGTTTCGGCGACATTCTCGTGGTGCAGATCGCCTCGGCCACCATGGAAGCCCACAAGGACGACGTGATCGCCGCCCTGACCCAGGTGCTCAAGCCCAGCGGCATCCTGTTCAAGAACGACTCCGCGGCCCGCGACGCCGAAGGCCTTAACCGTTACGTCGAGACCGTGTTCGGCCTGGTGCCGGAATGGGTCGCCCTGGAAGAGAACGGCGTGAAGTTCGAAGCGCCGGTCATGGAAGGCCAGAAAACCGGCTGGTTCTACGACCACCGCATGAACCGCGCGCGCCTGGCTCCGTATGCCAAGGGCAAGCGTGTACTGGACCTGTTCAGCTACATCGGCGGCTGGGGCGTGCAAGCCGCGGCGTTTGGCGCCAGTGAAGTGTTCTGCGTCGATGCCTCGGCCTTCGCCCTCGACGGTGTCGAGCGCAACGCCGCGCTGAACGGCTTCGCCGAGAAGCTGACCTGCATCGAAGGCGACGTGTTCGAAGCCCTGAAGGAGCTCAAGGCCAGCGAAGAGCGTTTCGACGTGATCGTGGCCGACCCACCCGCTTTCATCAAGCGCAAGAAAGACCTGAAAAACGGTGAAGGCGCCTATCGCCGTCTCAATGAGCAAGCCATGCGCCTGCTCAGCAAGGACGGCATCCTGGTCAGTGCGTCGTGCTCGATGCACCTGCCCGAAGACGACTTGCAAAACATCCTGCTGACCAGCGCTCGCCACCTGGACCGCAACATTCAATTGCTCGAACGCGGCGGACAGGGGCCAGACCATCCGGTACACCCGGCCATTGCCGAAACCCGCTACATCAAGAGCATTACCTGCCGGTTGTTGCCCAACAGCTGA
- a CDS encoding MFS transporter has product MIDPQNRLVNRKPATIGLLMTLTLLGVFPIDVVLPSFPALSVQFERPSSDIALSVSLFAVGIALSQLFVGPLSDAMGRKNLLLIGISVCAVGAAGCLLADGYGSFLFFRVVQALGCGSFVLSQALIQDLFTGREQQRLRIFLVTCGGIFISVSPLAGTGLQSWMGWRGSFLVFVALAVGVFVGVGLLLKPSPVGHPRRRLDFIASYRKVCGDFSFMAYWLTSALAFSCHFSFIVISPLVLIDQLRLSPEAFSWTLLGYGLAYIGGGAVATVLSNRIDPQTQIITGLGLILAAGVLMLGLSSQLGLSVTTLLLPMIVCTAGTTIARAAAHTLAMNRFPEQAGTSASAGSVLIFIVGGLSSATISLTPLDMQITLALCLTLLSLLGLGLNTLVRHRDNGLLVG; this is encoded by the coding sequence ATGATTGATCCGCAAAATCGCCTGGTTAACCGAAAGCCTGCCACCATTGGCTTATTGATGACGCTGACGTTGCTCGGCGTCTTTCCTATCGATGTCGTGCTGCCGTCCTTTCCTGCCCTTTCCGTGCAATTCGAACGCCCGTCGTCAGACATCGCCCTGTCGGTCAGCCTGTTCGCAGTGGGCATCGCCCTTTCCCAACTGTTCGTCGGCCCGCTCTCCGATGCCATGGGGCGAAAGAACCTGCTGCTGATCGGGATCAGCGTTTGCGCCGTCGGGGCAGCAGGTTGCTTGCTCGCCGACGGCTATGGGTCCTTTCTGTTTTTCCGTGTCGTCCAGGCCTTGGGGTGCGGTTCTTTCGTACTGTCCCAGGCATTGATCCAGGACCTGTTCACGGGCAGGGAACAGCAGCGACTGCGTATTTTCCTCGTCACCTGCGGCGGCATTTTCATTTCCGTTTCCCCCCTGGCCGGCACTGGCCTACAAAGCTGGATGGGCTGGCGCGGCAGTTTCCTGGTGTTCGTTGCCCTGGCAGTCGGTGTGTTTGTGGGCGTGGGCCTTTTACTCAAGCCTTCTCCGGTGGGTCACCCACGCCGGCGCCTGGACTTCATTGCGTCCTATCGAAAGGTCTGCGGTGACTTCAGCTTCATGGCCTATTGGCTGACATCGGCATTGGCCTTTTCCTGCCATTTTTCGTTTATCGTCATTTCACCGCTGGTGCTCATCGATCAGTTGCGACTCTCGCCCGAGGCCTTTTCGTGGACACTGCTGGGCTACGGGCTGGCGTATATCGGCGGCGGCGCGGTGGCGACCGTGCTGAGCAATCGAATCGACCCACAGACGCAAATCATCACAGGCCTGGGCCTGATCCTGGCGGCGGGTGTCTTGATGCTTGGGCTCTCCAGCCAATTGGGATTGTCGGTCACCACCCTGCTGCTGCCCATGATCGTGTGCACCGCCGGAACGACCATTGCCCGGGCGGCGGCCCATACCCTGGCAATGAATAGATTCCCGGAGCAAGCCGGCACGTCCGCCTCGGCCGGCAGTGTGCTGATCTTCATCGTCGGCGGGCTGAGCAGTGCAACCATCAGCCTTACCCCGCTGGATATGCAGATCACGCTGGCCCTGTGCCTGACGTTACTCAGCCTCCTGGGGCTGGGGCTCAATACCCTGGTCCGGCACCGTGACAACGGGTTGTTGGTCGGCTGA